Below is a genomic region from Medicago truncatula cultivar Jemalong A17 chromosome 3, MtrunA17r5.0-ANR, whole genome shotgun sequence.
tcttcatagcATCTCcgtcaaccttcaacaacaagaatcccaaaaaaaatccagaataaaatgaagaaaacttaacgtttttgaattaaaactaacggaaataaccaaaatgtgtaacgaaGAGAAGTTAaagaccaaaataaattgaattttaattaaaggaccaaaacgatactaaCTAAATAGTTAatggaccaaaaatgcaatttagcctttttattttgatagatggccaattttcttttgttacaaTACTAGAAGTCATTTGCATATTTCATATCATATATTGGTCATCAACTCATCATAAATTTATCTCAAATTTATCTCAGTTGATTGGACaagcataatatatacaaaagtTTGAAGTTTGAAGCACCTACCACCAAAAAATGCAAAGTATATTAAGTTTGTGGTGAGGAaagtaatattatttataattataattaaaaaaagtaattaatatggGACGAGagtaataaagaaaaattttaaatgaatcaactattttaaaataatattttttacaaaagactCAGAGATGaagtatattcttttttttgttttttgaacaatatgaagtatattctaaaatggatttttttgaaaatttttgaacATTGACACTATAATTGTTTTTCAAGGGGAATgatattttcctttaaaaaggGGAATGGTATTTATACAACCATTCTTTTAGCAACTTTTGAGacaatattttttccttttcttatagGAAGAGAGAAAGATGGAAACATATAATAAGATAAGAACACAGTGCAACTATGCGATGACGTAAACGACTTGTATTTAAttcaaaatgtttatttttgtcttttagtgtTAGTGGATGTGTACTAAAGCTGTAAAGCATATCCATAAACATCCATAGCATCGTTTCCTTTCTACTATGTATGTAGTAGTATACgtgtttttttggtacaaagtaATACTATGTGTTTTTTTATCGTTGGTTTCGGACTCTCGATCGGATTACCTTCATTCCAACTTTCAGCCAAGTGTTGGATTCGAATTTTGCATGCATGTTACCGTGGACAGCATTCATAACACGTGACATAGATTATTAATATACTAGTtggtaaattttaaaaacaatgtaCGACTCTCTGGTTAGGCGTGCATGATATTCAACTTTGTCAATTGTCGCCATTTTTTTACATCATACTTCATACACGAACAATACAATGCCAAGTAGTAATATTTACCTTAAATGATTGATTAAGTGTGACCCGTTACAAAAATTCATTAACTAATATCTagtttgaaaatattataactaaataaaataatgcaatTATTCTATGATCTCTTTATTGATAATTTAAGGCTAGTAGTGTTGCAAATTGACTTAATGTCATTTGTAGTTGATCGCAATCATGTATGTAAATCTATATCAGAAGTGGATGAAAAATGAAGTTCAATAACACACTAAATATTTTGTCATAAAATACGAAGACTACTTGACACAAAATAAAAGATGGGTGGGTAAGTTTCCCTAATAATTATCCACtctatttgtattgaaaattttgagatCATTATTGTTGCTGCATTACTCTGGTATCCACAAAGGGAACTGGCCAACAAAACCCAAACGCACGGAAAGACTAGCAAATGCTGATCTCTTTTATAAACAGAAATCTTTGGTTTAAACATATGAATACCATCATTTCACATCATACATCAAACTCTTTCCCCTGTCTTAATTGACTTCTTGGTTAACTTAAATGCTTCGAATATAGATTCATTTTGCTGAACTCCAACATTCTTGACACAACGCTTTGTACGATTTGAGGACCTGCTTAATACCTCCATCAGTGATACATTTGACTCTTGAGATTTAGAAGTTGAAGTGGCATATTTGTTCTGAGTATTTCTTTGGAATTTGGTAGAAACAACTTTGGGTGCTTGACTCTCCCTTATAATCTGAGTTACAACCAAACAGAGAAACCAGCAGTCAGTATGACAGTAGAATATAAATGACGTAAACAATATTGCATATTTAAATAGCATTTACAAAAGGAGAGGTCGATTCCAATAAGCATGTTTGTTACCATCACAGTTCTAGTAGTATTATCCACAGATTCCACTAAATCATGAATGCTAAACATAAATTTAGTTGGATCCATATGAATTTGCTAGCATAATTCATAGAAAAATTGTATAGCATTACGGTTATTAATGCCATGCTAGTTTTTCGAATTTCTGATAGTCAATACCGTATCTGAAGAATCCTCTGACATCAACACTGAAGGTCTGCTGTTGCTGTCATCTCGCCCAAATATATATGACGATCGAACCTTGCTTGATCCATGCTTTTGAGAAGAAGGCATAAATTGATTTGAAGCTCGACCGATAAAAGATGACTGAAATATTTAAAACAAGATAACTCAGAAATAATCACCTCAAATACAGTTCTGTATTGCTGATAAAAACAATCTTGTGGTTCAAGTATAAACTGAAGTTGTCAGAAAAACATCTACACATATAGACCCcctacaattttatttaaaaaatttgctaGGATAAAGGAGCACTTCATCAGGTAAAATAGCTATGTTCTAGCAGTTCAAAGTATATTACCTTTGATGATTTAGTTATGTTTTGGCCAATGTGTGGCATATCAAATATGGCTGCAGCATACAATAATGGAACAAACCGTTAGCGTTATCATAATCTCAAAGCCTGATTGGTTATCATAATCTCAAAGCCTGATTGGTGTACATTGCATAGGTTTTGTCAATTTCGtgaaatactaaaattaatagATCTTACATGGAATTCTTCCTTTTATCCTGGTATCAGGAACAACATTTAATTTCTTTATGAGATTGAAAACTCCCCTGCTGCTTTCATCTTCAGCCGGTGAAAAGAATTGAGCGTTCTTCTCCTGTTACACATTacaattttgatataaaaacaaaaataatcatcatttcatcacaTGAGTACCTTAGCGCAGGCAAAGATGGAAATGCAATAAACTTCTGCCAAAATCAAAGTGACAGCAATACATTTACTATAGTATTAGTAGCTGAGAAGCAAGAACTCACAACTCTATAAGAGAGGGACTGTTTGGCTAGCCTCTCCTCAGTTTCCTCATCAGATGATACATATGCATCATCTTTATCCGTAAACATCTGCGGGATCATCTGCTTCGCCTTCTTCAGATTGATCCTCACAGCATCAGATGGAGCAGCGAAGTCTTCAACTTCATCGTCAGATTCATTTTCAGTTTCTTTGCTTTCCTCATCTTCCTCGTCAACTTCATCGTCAGAATCTTTCAATCTTGAACCACAATTAAGTTTCTGGAGTAGATTATCCATCCCAGTTGTATCCTGCTGCTCAAGCCATTGCTGATGGAGTTGGTCACGCTTTTCTCTATCAATTGGCGCTTCTTCATATCCAGTTGCAATCATATCATTAAGCTCCTCAATATCATCATCATTGTCACCTTCTTCATTATCTTGGAAGCGTTGTAGGTCATTGTCACTGTCATCTTCCTCTTCGGCTTCTTCATCAACAAAAGCCTTGACAGGGTCACCGCTTGCAGGTAAAGACAAGTCAGCTGATCCATGTAAGTGTGGCACTGTGTTCTCCTTGTCATTGTCCTCGTCATCGGAGGACCTGGAGAAAAAGAttggttttcatttttaacttccaGAACAATGGAAAGCAAATTGAAGAGTCCTCCACTATGGAAGAATTAAAAGGCCACGGTTTATAGGTAAGCGCCAGAGTTTTCCAACGTAAAAATCCAAACTAACAACCATATAGCTAAGCTCATCCCAAAGTAAGAGTTATAGTTTTATAGTAGAATCAGCAACGATGAAACAAGTGGTGACAATAAATAGACAATGAAACTTTATGTGACAGACAGCAAGTGAGTGACTAAATCTGAAGATAACAAAGGAAGAAACATCTAAAAACTTACATATCATCATCAACAGGAGcagaatcaagtttcaagttCATTGAAAGCATAGATGGGGCAAACACTTCTTCGGAAGGCTTATTCAACTTCCCATTTAGGGCCTCTTctttaatatcatttatttcaGAATCAGAAAAGAGATCCTAGAAATCAAAGACAAATAAGCACTTGGTGAACAAAATCTACATTTTTAAGAAAGCGTCTGAATAAATGGGTGACAGAATACCTGGGTATCATCAACGGGAGCTCGAAATGCATGTATAGTTTCTGAAACCACATCCTGAAACTCATCATAAGCAATGATTTAGATAGCAATATTAACATGATGAAAACCAACATCTCCCATGTAATAAACTAACACAAAGATTTCAAGGGCAAAAATAAATCAGTTATATTTGATATCTTCTATACTTTGTAACTTATGGATTTCAAATTTCTCAatttatagtttatttattatcaCATTTCTTAATACCATCAAAATATACTGAGAGCAGATacaattatacaaatatcagTTCAGTCCCCAGTTAGATGTCCAAAATCAATGCATTAGAATAATATAATCTACTACTTTGAGACGAAGAAATACCAAATTGTATTGTATAACTAGCTGGAATATTGACTAACCATAGGAGAAGGAATACTTTCACGGCTCGAATGATCTGCAGCATCGGTGGAACCATCAATATGCAGTGTGCTTAAATCATTCTCTGCAGGGCGTGTAGCTGGTGTTTCTTCGGATTCAGCATTTTCAATCTTATTAGTTATCTCTTCACTAGGGCGAGGATCAGAATCAATATCCACATGGAAGCCATCATTGTCATGAAAAGAAACATTAGATCTGAAACCCAACCCAAGTATCCATTagtgtttatctaaagtaaaaatatCCCAATTAAGTGCATGCTGAAACAAAATATTGATGTAAACCCACTTACTTctttaaaaattctaatttccTCTTTCGAATTTTATCCAGTATAGACGAAATAGGCTTCTGAACCAGAGGAACAGGTTTAAATGCAGCATCTCTTGTTTCTAAACAAAACACATTAAACTATGTGAGTTATTGgaaactcaaaaacaaaacaatagaaaatataaaatccaaaaaatatccATACCGCGAAGAAGTCTCTGAGACTCAGCTCGAAGCTGTTTGAGATTTTCCCTTCTTTCCTGTTAAATCGGTGAATCtacaaattaataaaatcaataacaaattgtataaaaataatTCACTGGAAAACGCATACAAACCTTCTCGGCTTTTCTTTTATTGGAGATAGATTCTTTAAGCTTCTTCTCACTGCCGTTATCGTCGTCACTGCCCTTCTTCTTCGACTTCTTATTCTTGTTCCCTTTCTTCTCTGaaatttcttctttcttctctgaAACTTCTTCTACACTAGGTTGCTTAATTTCTAATTCGACTGTATTCTTATCCCCGGATTCTTCTATTGTCTTCTCTGGAACCCTGGCGTCAAGTTCATCGTCCATAGATTCAAACTCCAAAACCCTCTTCGCACCCAAATCGTTTTCCTCAACTGTGTCAGTAACATTTTCACCACCCAAGCTTTCAACTTCAGGGACAGATCCTCTAATTGACACCTCCAAGCCAGAATTCTGTTCGGATCCAGAGAATTTGATTGGGGACGAAAAGGGGAGAGGAttttctgaaaccctagatgcCTTCTTCAAACGCTTAAGCTTTCGTTCGATGACGGGAGAAGAAGGTAAGGCTTCGAAATCTTCGTCGCTATCCATGTTTGATTCTGAGATCTGAACGACactttttggttttggaaaCAAAGGCTTTAACCTTATCGAATTAAAACGGATCGTGAAATGGTTCTAGTCTAAACCTAACCTAAATAAATGGCggtaaatttgtttgaaaattctataaaaacgcgccatacaaaaaaaagaaattgcttttattttaacgccatttttttttttcaatttaatttaatttaattttgcacATGTTAATTTAGCTAGGTATACGGGTCTCTGTTTACACTTTTTTGGGTCAGACTGCAATGACCTACAAActtaataaaattgattgttcCACCCTTTGATTTGCTCCCAGATAGGGTGGAAATAGGCTAGGTCAGGCCagactttgataggcctgaATCTGACCtacgaaataaatcacaagcctgagcttggcctatggcctatcataggccGTTTTTCTAGGCCTGATCTATTTAAAAGTCTGGACTGGCCTtaaaagcctacttaaaagcttATTTCACTGcaagtaaatttcaactagattaaagcctacataaaagcttataacaacaaagcctattaagggactgatagatagagaaaaggatgtttatatttttaatatatgcaattattttaatataaaacaaaaatattttttaataaataagtattaataggccggcctattagacttaacagtctttttttgaagcctaagcttAGCCTGTTTAACTAAACAggctttctaaaaagcctaagcctatgCCTATCTACAAAACagtccaggccaggccaggccaaaacAGGTCAGAtcataggcccctgtaggccggcttggcctattcccaaccctactcACAGACatctataatttttaaaatgggtcgtccttaaaaatatagtgaattttaattttagttcttaaaaaattaaactaaatgtTTTCTtcctcacaaaaaaaattattttgttttaagtcCCTAATGACATGTTCATGTTAATATGAATGTCAAGATTACGAGTCTTTAATGTTCAAGATGTGTTCATGTTATGTCCATTTATTATGTTTAGCTTTTGTATGTTCATATTATGTTTAAAGAATGTCAAGAACATGTCAAAATTATTTTcgttagggaccaaaaacaaaataaaaatttgcaaGGATGAAAACACctcgttttattttataaggactaaactCAAAATCTGTTATATTTATAggacgaaaaacttatttaatcctTTCCAAAATTGTCCCTTCGAATCATAACTTTCGGTCGCTGGTTCGTGATTTATGCCCTATGAATTATGCCCAAATAACTTGTCAATACATACAAAAACATAAATCGTCATTCTTCTTTCAAACTTATTTCCTTACATTTTACCTCACCACTCCAACAAATCAAAGCCCCATCAAAATTCGTCAAAGTCAAGCAACAGATCAAACTCAAACATCAAGTACATGTTCAAAATCTATAAGCCTACACATTCATTCACATTTTGTGTGTTAGGGTTTTAGAAAGTTGTTAATATGATTGTGAGTTAGAAATATCTTTAGTTATTTGGATAATTATTGATCATTAGAAAGTTGTTTTTACTATAAATGtagtttaaattatatattaatggATGTGGTAGtctaaaaattgaattgaaatctCTCTTAATATAAGAAGAGAAGATGTTGTGGAAAACCTATTATTACCCCAAGCTGGTTGGCTTGCCAAATCACACAATTGAGGGTAAAAGTTGTCTGAAAATTACTTTATTGAACTAAATGACCACAATTAACTATGATGATGTCATGTAACTACTAAAAGCATTTGGTTGAGTTCATTTGCTCAACAAAAACACCTTTTTCTTTACATTGCAACTAGACTATATAAATCACTTTTGGTACAATGTCACAATTTATATCGGGACTAATGCTGCAAGTTGTATTCTTGGGGgcaaaaattcaaatttcaaataatcttttatataaatcattcAATACTCCTTCACTATCATTACCAAtctcactttttcttctctttcactggttttttatgtatttatttttttcttctcagtTTTTTCTAACCTCCATTTTTTTCATCTCTATTTCACAGAAAAAATCTTGAACAACACATGAAGGAAGGCGCTGTATAAGGTGCGAGGGCCGCATAGGTCTCGTACCATGGGAgagggaatatttttttttctttcagtgGCTGCACTGATGTTTACCCATTGTAGAAAGTTAGATAACTTATAATAATTCTTTTGTTGCTATCAATATTACAAGGTCAGCTTTGGAAATTCACATTAATTaataggctaaagtgcacttttccccccctATCTTTCAAAacgttgcgattttggccccccaTGTATGAAAAccacaattttggccccctatgttttagcCCCATTGCAGTTTCAGTCCTTTTGGGCAATTTTGAATTGGTCAAAGCTGATATGTCATGCCATGTGTGTATatactaattttcttttattttaaatgccATGTATTAAATtacaagaattaaaaaaaataaaaaatgaaaaacaaaagagacTTGACACGTGAGAAGAAAAGCAACGGTCATAATTTAGGGATTAAGAAGCCCCAAACTTGACCCCAATCTCCATTgctcttcttcctttcttcttccttcttctttcgATTCACCATAATCGATTCATCGTAACCCAATTTCCAGTGCTCTTCCTTCTTCCTTCTTCCTTGCTTCTCTCGTTTATTCTCCTTCGATTTGTGTTCATCCTGTTCGATTTTTGGTAACAGAAAATGCTTGgacaatcttcatcttcaaccgtGAGTGGGTCATCATTCTTGGGCAAAACGAAGTTGGTATGTTACTGTGGCGTTGAATCCCCTCTAGTAACAGCTTGGACTGATGAAAATCCAGGAAGGAGATTCCATGGATGTGGGAAGTATTGGCAGAGAAGAAAGTGCAGTTTTTTCCGATGGTTTGATCCAGAAGTTCCTGATAGGCAGAAGAAAGTAATTAGAGGACTGTTAAAGAAGAATG
It encodes:
- the LOC25490181 gene encoding myb-like protein X isoform X1 — translated: MDSDEDFEALPSSPVIERKLKRLKKASRVSENPLPFSSPIKFSGSEQNSGLEVSIRGSVPEVESLGGENVTDTVEENDLGAKRVLEFESMDDELDARVPEKTIEESGDKNTVELEIKQPSVEEVSEKKEEISEKKGNKNKKSKKKGSDDDNGSEKKLKESISNKRKAEKERRENLKQLRAESQRLLRETRDAAFKPVPLVQKPISSILDKIRKRKLEFLKKSNVSFHDNDGFHVDIDSDPRPSEEITNKIENAESEETPATRPAENDLSTLHIDGSTDAADHSSRESIPSPMDVVSETIHAFRAPVDDTQDLFSDSEINDIKEEALNGKLNKPSEEVFAPSMLSMNLKLDSAPVDDDMSSDDEDNDKENTVPHLHGSADLSLPASGDPVKAFVDEEAEEEDDSDNDLQRFQDNEEGDNDDDIEELNDMIATGYEEAPIDREKRDQLHQQWLEQQDTTGMDNLLQKLNCGSRLKDSDDEVDEEDEESKETENESDDEVEDFAAPSDAVRINLKKAKQMIPQMFTDKDDAYVSSDEETEERLAKQSLSYRVEKNAQFFSPAEDESSRGVFNLIKKLNVVPDTRIKGRIPSIFDMPHIGQNITKSSKSSFIGRASNQFMPSSQKHGSSKVRSSYIFGRDDSNSRPSVLMSEDSSDTIIRESQAPKVVSTKFQRNTQNKYATSTSKSQESNVSLMEVLSRSSNRTKRCVKNVGVQQNESIFEAFKLTKKSIKTGERV
- the LOC25490181 gene encoding myb-like protein X isoform X2 — its product is MDSDEDFEALPSSPVIERKLKRLKKASRVSENPLPFSSPIKFSGSEQNSGLEVSIRGSVPEVESLGGENVTDTVEENDLGAKRVLEFESMDDELDARVPEKTIEESGDKNTVELEIKQPSVEEVSEKKEEISEKKGNKNKKSKKKGSDDDNGSEKKLKESISNKRKAEKERRENLKQLRAESQRLLRETRDAAFKPVPLVQKPISSILDKIRKRKLEFLKKSNVSFHDNDGFHVDIDSDPRPSEEITNKIENAESEETPATRPAENDLSTLHIDGSTDAADHSSRESIPSPMDVVSETIHAFRAPVDDTQDLFSDSEINDIKEEALNGKLNKPSEEVFAPSMLSMNLKLDSAPVDDDMSSDDEDNDKENTVPHLHGSADLSLPASGDPVKAFVDEEAEEEDDSDNDLQRFQDNEEGDNDDDIEELNDMIATGYEEAPIDREKRDQLHQQWLEQQDTTGMDNLLQKLNCGSRLKDSDDEVDEEDEESKETENESDDEVEDFAAPSDAVRINLKKAKQMIPQMFTDKDDAYVSSDEETEERLAKQSLSYRVEKNAQFFSPAEDESSRGVFNLIKKLNVVPDTRIKGRIPFIFYRSSFKSIYAFFSKAWIKQGSIVIYIWAR